Part of the Bacteroidota bacterium genome is shown below.
CTACCATGATGGTTAACCCCTGATTCTTATGCGTACCAAGATGGCTCAGATCACCCGCGTGGCTGCGTATGGCCTCGTACACAACGATGACAAAATTCTACTGTGCCGGCTCTCCGATCAAATCCCTAAACATGCCGGCAAGTGGTCACTTCCGGGAGGGGGAATCGAGTTTGGAGAAGATCCGGCAAAAGCAATGATCCGAGAAGTTCACGAAGAAACGGGCCTAACTGTGCGGCCAATCAAACTAGCCGGGATAGACTCCCGCCACATTGATCGCAATGATCAAGCCCTGCACCTCATTCGAATCATCTACTTTGCACAAAACCTCGGTGGCGTACTCACTAACGAAGTCGATGGCAGCACAGATCTATGCAAATGGTGCTCGATCGAAGAAGCAAATGCTTTACCTTTAGTCGACCTGACTATAGCTGGACTAGGACTTGCTTTCCCAAAATCGGTGTAGCGTTGAAGATGTCCAGGTGTGAGGCATCTTTTGTAACTTGGTTTAGTCCGGCAGACTTTGGTCAAGCCGTAGTACTTCCAGCAGTAAAAGATGATATTTTTCATTGAACAAAAAAGACATTGGATCCCCTCGCAAAAGACTTAATCGAAATCATTTCGTGGACTGTAGCCATTGGCGCCGGCGTTATAGCTGCCTATCGGGCACTCCATGAGCTCAAACTAAATCGACAACAAAGGACGCTGGAACTAAAATGGAAGAAGGCGAAGCTTGCCAAAGAAATTGTCGCCGCGTACGAGGATAAAGATCAGTTCAACGCAGCACATCATCTTTTGGCCTGGAACGCGCGCGAATACCAACTGGAGGATGGTGAACGTGTGCGAATAGATTCAGATATGGTGATGCACGCCCTTAGAACAAAAAACCTAAAGTTTACTAAGACTGAAAAATATATCCGGGATTGCATGATTGTGTACTTCGAGTCGATCTCTCGGCTTGAACACTTCATCAGGCGCGACCTCGTCGATTTCGAGGATATAAAATTCAATTTTGCCTATGCCGTTGGGCGCATGGCGCGGCAAAGAAAAGTTGTAGCCTTATTTCTGTCGAATTACCATCAAGACAACATGGCATCAGGTTTTTTAGCCCGTTACGATGAATGGAAGAACACGCCGCCTAAAACATGAATGTGCCCGATGATGGGACAAATTTACTCCTCTATTTTAAAGACTTCTTCCTGGAATTCTCCGTTAGCGTAGTAGACGTGTTTTACAAGCTTCCCCTCTTCGAACACAAATTCTGCCTGCACGTTCTCATAATGCAAATAGAATAAGTGCTCCGCCTCTGGCAGTAATTCAGCGCTCCATACCACTTCTCCTTCTTTAATATCGCTGACCCTCAGGATTCTGCCTTCCCTTTTGATGTTCACAATGCGGTCAGACGCCTTAAAATTGCCCTCGTAAAGGCTCAAAGTCTGTACATCGAGCTCAATTTCTCCGAGGGGTTGATGATCATAACTCAGCACCCTCGATAGCTTCCATGTATCCCCTTCTTTCTTCCATACAAATGTGAACCTGGCCTGCCCTACCAGTTTTTCTGTACCATCATTTATTTGGAGATAGAAGACCTGTTGGCCGCTTTCAATTGCACCATAATTGTGAAGCGGATAAACTTCCATTGTGCCGGCTATCAACGCTCTTCTAAGCGGCTGTCTCCTGCGTTGCTCTCCACAAAAGATTTCCATATCTGCCATTTCTCTATCTCTGGGTGTAGTTAACCCCGCCTTGTCGTGATACCCCTCATAGTCCTCGGTCAGAAATGCTTCATACTTTGGCAAGTCGCATCCGTTGAGTGCTTCAAAAAACAAGCTGTCCATGCGGGCAATTTCCTGAAATAATGCCGGTGCCGTTTGTCCTAGCACGGGCGTTGTCATGAGGGTGCAGACAACCAGCCAGAATACATGTTTGTAGGTACGAATAATCATGAGGGATTCAAGAGAGGGTGAGGCGAGCACTACCAGTCCAATAC
Proteins encoded:
- a CDS encoding nuclear transport factor 2 family protein, coding for MIIRTYKHVFWLVVCTLMTTPVLGQTAPALFQEIARMDSLFFEALNGCDLPKYEAFLTEDYEGYHDKAGLTTPRDREMADMEIFCGEQRRRQPLRRALIAGTMEVYPLHNYGAIESGQQVFYLQINDGTEKLVGQARFTFVWKKEGDTWKLSRVLSYDHQPLGEIELDVQTLSLYEGNFKASDRIVNIKREGRILRVSDIKEGEVVWSAELLPEAEHLFYLHYENVQAEFVFEEGKLVKHVYYANGEFQEEVFKIEE
- a CDS encoding NUDIX hydrolase, encoding MRTKMAQITRVAAYGLVHNDDKILLCRLSDQIPKHAGKWSLPGGGIEFGEDPAKAMIREVHEETGLTVRPIKLAGIDSRHIDRNDQALHLIRIIYFAQNLGGVLTNEVDGSTDLCKWCSIEEANALPLVDLTIAGLGLAFPKSV